The DNA region CGTCGACGACCTCGATGAGCCCCGGCGCGCGCTGGACCTTGTGCAGCAGGACGTCCTTGCCACGGTCGGAGAGCGTGTCCTCGAGGACCGTGTCCTCGGAGAAGTGCGCCATCACACCGACCTTGCGCTCGGAGGTGACGATCGCGAGCCTGCCGGCGCCGGCCTCGGTGGCCTCCTCGGCGATGAGTTCGATGCCCGGGGTGTCCACGACCGGCAACAGTTCCTTGGGCACCGTCTTGGTGGCGGGCAGGAACCTGGTCCCCAGGCCGGCCGCCGGCACGACGGCGGTCCGGAACTGCGGTTCGACAGAGGTACTGGACGTCATGGCGACCACCTTAGACCTCGCACCCGCCCCCTCGGCGTGACGCCACGCGCGGCAGACTGGGGTCATGCAGTCCGACCGGTCCGATCTCAGCGACGGCGTCGTCCCCCTCGCGGTGGCCAAGTCGCGGCTGCGCCGTGAGGTGCTCGCCCGCCGCGCCGCCGTGCCGGCGCCGGTGCGCGCCGAGCGGGACCGGATGATCCTCGACCACCTGGGCCGGATCGTCGCCGCGGGGACGGTGGTGTGCGCGTATGTTCCCGACGACGACGAGGCCGGCGGACGGGATCTGGCGGAGGAACTCATCCGGTGCGGTGCCCGGGTGTTCCTGCCCGTCGCGCCCGTGGTCGGCCCGTTGGAGTGGGCGGCGTACGCCGGGCCGGCGGATCTGGTCCCCGGCCGGTTCGGCATTCCCGTCCCGTCCGCACCGCCCGCCGGGCCGGAGTTCATCTCGGGGGCCGATCTCGTCCTGGTTCCCGCCGTCGCCGTGGACCGGACGGGCAATCGACTCGGCCGGGGCGGGGGCTACTACGACCGGTCCCTGGCGCTGGCGGGGCCGGGTACGAGGATGCTCGCGCTCCTGGACCCCGAGAACTTGGTCGACCATGTGCCCGCCGAGCCGCACGACCGCCCCGTCGACGGCGTGATCACCCCGGAGGCGGTTCTCGACTTCGGAACTTGGCACTCGCCGGAGTAGAGTGCCAGTCGTTGTCCGATACTCCTCGGGAGGCAAGATGCCCACCTACTCCTACCGGTGCCGCGACTGCGACGTCGCCTTCGACATCCAGCAGTCCTTCGACGAGGACTCGCTGACCGTCTGCCCGCAGTGCAACGGCGGGCTGCGCAAGCTCTTCAACACGGTCGGCGTCGTGTTCAAGGGCTCCGGCTTCTACCGCACCGACAGTCGCGCCTCCGGCGAGGGCGGATCGAGCGGCAAGTCCGGCGGAGGTTCGCTCGCCGGCAGTTCGTCGGGCAGCAGTTCGTCGGGCAGCAGCTCCTCGGGAAGCAGCTCCTCGGGTGGCGGCGGATCGACGTCCGGGTCCTCGGGCTCCGGTTCGGGCTCCCGCACGGGCGCGACCTCCGGTTCGGGCTCCTCCTCGGGATCGTCGACCTCGTCGTCGTCGTCGTCGTCGTCCTGACGGGTCGCTCCCGCCCCCACTGAGTTCTCACCGCGCCACCACCCGCCACCACCCGCCGCCACCAGCACTCCGGCACCACGGACCCGGCACCACCGCCCCCGCGCACGCCCGCGGTGACCCGGACCCGCGCCCGGTCATCCACACCCCCGGGCCGCCTCCACAGGCGCGGCGGCTCCGCCGGCCGGCCGCGAGGCCGGTGCCCCGTCGCGCCGCTACGGTCTGATCGCAAGCGCCGGCCCGCCCGGTGCCCACTGATCCGGCGCCCGGACACCGGCCGCCTCGACCGACGGGGGACCCATGCGCCGCACCATCTCCTCGGTGGCCCCTCCCGGACGGTGGCGACGGCGGCGCACCGCCCGGATCGGGCTCGCGGCCGCACTGGTGGTGGCCGCACCGTTCGTCGACCGCCCCGGCTCCCCGGAGCCCGTGGACCCCGCTGCTCCCGCCGCCGAGCTCGGTGGCGACCCCTCGCGCGGCCGGGTCCGGGTCGTCCCGATCCCGCTCGCCGACCCCGCCGTGGCCGACCTCCTCCGGCCGGGCGACGTGGTCGACCTCATCGGGACAACCGAGCTCTCCCCAGGTCAGGCCCCAGAGCTCGTCGCCCACGCCGCCCGGGTCCGGGACGCCCCCGAAGGCCGGTCCGGCGGGCGCTCGCTGCTCGTCGAGGTCCCCGAGGCCGATGCCGCCCACCTCGCCGCGACGGCCGCCGGCACACCGCTCGCCGTCGTGGTCCACGGATGAAGGGCCCTGGAGGCGGGTGGCCGGCTGGTAATGTCGCCGGATCGAGCAACAGAAACCGACTACGAGAGGGGTGCACGAATGCTCAAGGGCTTCAAGGAATTCATCATGCAGGGCAACGTGATCGACCTGGCGGTCGCGGTCGTCATCGGCAGTGCGTTCGCGACGATCGTCGACGCGTTCACCAGCGCGATCATCAACCCGCTGATCGCTCTGCTCGGCGGCAACAAGGAGATCGGCTTCGCCGTCCAGATCCTCGAGGGCAACCCCGAGACCGTCATGGACTTCGGGATGCTCCTCACCGCGATCATCAACTTCCTGCTGATCGCGGCCATCATCTACTTCGTCCTGGTCGGGCCGATGAACAAGATGAAGGAGGCCGCCGCCAAGCGCAAGGGCATCGAGGCGCCCGCGTCGGACAACGAC from Dietzia sp. B32 includes:
- the mscL gene encoding large conductance mechanosensitive channel protein MscL, yielding MLKGFKEFIMQGNVIDLAVAVVIGSAFATIVDAFTSAIINPLIALLGGNKEIGFAVQILEGNPETVMDFGMLLTAIINFLLIAAIIYFVLVGPMNKMKEAAAKRKGIEAPASDNDLLVEIRDLLAGRPLTHPSDPESPSSNA
- a CDS encoding 5-formyltetrahydrofolate cyclo-ligase, giving the protein MQSDRSDLSDGVVPLAVAKSRLRREVLARRAAVPAPVRAERDRMILDHLGRIVAAGTVVCAYVPDDDEAGGRDLAEELIRCGARVFLPVAPVVGPLEWAAYAGPADLVPGRFGIPVPSAPPAGPEFISGADLVLVPAVAVDRTGNRLGRGGGYYDRSLALAGPGTRMLALLDPENLVDHVPAEPHDRPVDGVITPEAVLDFGTWHSPE
- a CDS encoding FmdB family zinc ribbon protein, with the protein product MPTYSYRCRDCDVAFDIQQSFDEDSLTVCPQCNGGLRKLFNTVGVVFKGSGFYRTDSRASGEGGSSGKSGGGSLAGSSSGSSSSGSSSSGSSSSGGGGSTSGSSGSGSGSRTGATSGSGSSSGSSTSSSSSSSS